The DNA segment CACGGGGTTCATCTTCAGGCTCTCCGGCGGCCCGTGGCGGCCGGTGCCATCAGCCCCCCCAGGGCCAGATCGAAATGGGTTTGCAGATAGGTTTGCGGATCGTGGGCGACACCGCAGCAAGCGCCCAGCGAATGGCGCCAGATCACCATCATCAGCACCGGCGCGAAAATCACGTCGATTGCGGTTTCGACATCGACGGCGCGAAACTCGCCGGACCCAATGCCCCGCTGCAGCGTGCGCCGCATCAGGTCGCGACCGCGCACGATCACTGCGTCGTGATAGTAGATCGCCAGTTCGGGAAAGTTCCCCGCCTCGCTGATCATCAGCTTGGGCACCCCGGCCAGAGGCGTGTTGCCGATGCGCTGCCACCATTCACCGATCAGCGCACGCAGCAGATCGGCGGTGCTGCCCTCGAAACCATCGACCAGGCCCGCGCCCTCTTCCAGAATCGGCACGATGCCCTCCTGGATCACTGCCTTGAACAGCGCTTCCTTGCTGTCGAAGTAGAGATACAACGTTCCCTTCGATACTCCCGCGCGCGCCGCCACATCGTCCAGCCGCGTGCCGACGAATCCCTTTTCGACAAACAGTTCCAGCGCCGCCGCCATGAGTTCGGCGGGACGGGCTTCCTTGCGGCGTTGGCGGGGGTGCGCTGAAGCTTCCATTGCGGGACGTTTAATTACTGACCGGTCAGTCAGTATATGGAAACTTGTCTCGGCGTCAACCCCGCCCGGCGACGCCAAACCGGCGTGCGGGTTTACGCGGTAAGCTGATTGTGCCGTTTGCCCGGCACCTTAGGAAATAGGAAGGAAGCCGCCATGCGCATCGAAGAAGAGCTCAAGCTCGATTTTCAGGATGTCCTCATCCGGCCCAAGCGCTCGACCCTGACATCGCGTTCGGACGTGGATATTTCACGCGAATTCGTCTTCCGCCATTCCGGCCGCGGCTATCGCGGCGTGCCCATCATCGCGGCCAACATGGACACGGTCGGCACCTTCGAAATGGCCCGGGTACTGGCCCGGCACCAGTTGGCCACGGCGCTGCACAAGCACTACGCCGAGGCCGAGTTGACGGAGTTTTTCCGGGAACTGCCGGAGACAACGACCGCCTTCTATTCAATGGGCATCACCCGCGAAGACTACGAAAAGTTCTGCCGGGTGAAGCAGGAAGTCGGCGATGCCGTTTCCTTCGTCTGTGTCGATGTGGCCAACGGCTATACCAGGTCCTTCGTCGATGCTCTCCACCGCCTGCGCGACGCCTGGCCGCAGATCACCATCATGGCCGGCAATGTCGTCACCGGCGAAATGGCGGAAGAACTGATTCTCGATGGCGCCGACATCGTCAAGGTCGGCATCGGCCCCGGCTCGGTATGCACCACGCGCAAGATGACCGGCATCGGCTACCCGCAACTCTCGGCCGTGATCGAATGCGCCGACGCCGCGCATGGACTGGGCGGCCTGATCTGCGCCGACGGCGGCTGCACCTCGCCGGGCGATCTGGCCAAGGCCTTCGGCGGCGGCGCCGACTTCGTCATGCTGGGCGGCATGCTGGCCGGCCACGACGAATGCATGGGCGAAGTCACCGAGCGAAGCGGCAAGCGCAAGGTGCGCTTCTACGGCATGAGTTCGCGCACCGCGATGGACAAGCATGCCGGCGGTGTCGCCAACTACCGCGCCTCGGAAGGCAAGGAGGTACTACTCGATTACCGCGGACCGGTCGAGGGCACGGTCCTGGAGATTCTGGGCGGGGTGCGTTCCGCCTGCACTTATGTCGGCGCACACAAGCTCAGGGAACTGTCCAAGCGCACTACCTTCATTCGCGTTGCGCGGCAGTTGAATGAAGTGTTCGGCCAGTCCTGACAGGTCATGAGCAAATCAACCTGTTTTCCGCAGATGACGCAGATTTTCGCAGATGAAAACGCGGTCCTTCAAAGGGTTGGGGGTGCTCGCGGACAAACCCGATGGGTGATCGGCAAGGCGTGCCAAACGTGTTGATCCATCTGCGGAAATCTGCGAAATCTGCGGATCAACTGTTTTTTCCAGGATCAATGGTGCGCGGCGTGTTCGCGCTTCTTGCCCTGCTGTTTGTCGCCGCCTGCGGCAAACCGAAAGAAGCCGCCCTGCCGCCGGGCGCCAAGGTTCTGGCGCTGGGAGACAGCCTGACCGCGGCTCACGGCGTCACGCCAGAAGAGGCGTGGCCAGCCCTGCTGGGCAAGCGCACCGGCTGGGTCGTGATCAATGCCGGCGTCAGCGGCGACACCAGCGCCGGCGCCTTGCAGCGCTTGCCGGCACTGCTCGACGAGCACGCTCCCACGCTGGTGCTGGTGACCCTGGGCGGCAACGACATGCTGCGGCGGCTGCCACAAGGGCAGACGGTCAGCAACCTCGGACAAATGCTGACGCTGGTGAAGGTCCGCGGCAGCAAGGCGGTGCTGCTGGCGACGCCGAAACCGAGCATCGCCGGCGCGGTCTTCAACAATCTGTCCGCTGCCGATTTCTACCAGCAGGTGGCCAAGGAACACCAGGCGCCGCTGATCGAGGACGCACTGCCCGAGGTCCTCTCGAATACCGACCTCAAGGCCGATCAACTGCACCCGAATGTTGCCGGCCACGCCCTGCTGTCAAAGAAGATCTTCGAGGCCCTCAAGGCCATCGGCTATGCCCGGTAGCCGCCTTGCTGTGAAACACCGAGTTCGAAGTCTCCGGTAATGGACGCGCGCAGCGCGCCGACTGGTAACCCCCCGCGAGGGGGGGAAAGGGGAGCGGGCGACCAATTCGCCTTTAGTTACGGCCGCTGCGCTTAACGCCGATGATGCCGGCGTTAGCCTCCACTGAAACTTCGTTTTCGCGTGTTTCATCTTCGGTGGGTGGCGCTCGGTGCCATGAGCGTCAGCGCGATTCCTTGATCAGGCGTCCGTTCGACGGCTGCACCGGCCTTGCGTTGTTGCGGTAGAGCCGCGAGAAGATCGAGATCTGGTCGGCCGACACCTGCAGCGGCTGCTTCATCACCATCCACAGCACGCCTTCGGTGCAGGGCGGCGTGGTCAGCGAACCCATGTAGGTCCAGTAGCTGCGGATTTCCGGCAACAACTGCATGAGGTCGATCGGCTCCGTCGGCATGACTTCCATGTCCTTTTCCAGCGGCATGTTGTTCCACAGGGTCTGGATCAAGGGATGCTCGCTGCCCTTTTCGAGCAGGACGGCGATGACGGCCAGTTGCCCCTCGTCGTTCTTGTGCACCAGATGCACCACCATGTCGTAGAGCCGGCCATTGACGCGCTCTTCCGCGGGGCGATGGAAATGAAACTGGACCAGTTCATAGCGCTTGCCCATGACATGCATGACCATGCCTTCGCCGACACTGACCTGCAGGGTATGGCCGTTGTCGACGATGCGGAACTGCGTCGGTCGGTACTCGAAACGGATGGCTTCGAGACTGACCTTGATACCGTCGCGAATGTCGATGGGAGACTGACGCTGACCCGTGCCGCAGGTCGCGTATTCGCTGCGCAGCTTGCCCCAGTTGGCGGGCGCGCCTGCCCCTTCATAGGACCAGTGGGCGTGCATGTCGGCCGCCGGGTTTTCGGCAACCGGGGGCGGCGCCGGTTTCTTCTTGATGACGGTCTTGCGCGGGCCGCTGGTGGCGTACTGCAGCTCGCGCAAGCGTCTCTCGCTGGCGCTTTCCGTCGGCTTCGCTGCCGCCTGGGAAGCGGCCGTGGCAACCGCCTTGACTTCGGGCTTTGCCCCCGGCTTGGCGGGAGTGGGAGCGGGGGCTGAAGCCGGGGCTGCGCCAGGTTTGATTCCGGCGCTCGACGCAGCCTGGTCCGCCGCCGCCTTGTCGATCGCCGGCAGCATGATGTGTCGCGGCTTTTCGCCGGCAGGTGTCGGCGCAGCAGTGGCAGGGGCTGCCGGCGCGACGGCGGCGGGTGCCACCGGCTTGGGCGAGGCATCGGCCACAGGCACGATGCGGGGTCGGGCACCTTCGGCCAGGGTTCGCATGTCGGCATGCATCGCCGTCGCCCGCTCCGGATCCTGCATATCGAGCGCGGACCGGCTTGCGGCGTTCGCCACCGCGGCGGCCGCGCTGGCGGCATGCACGCGACAGGCCTCGTTCAGCAGGCGTTCGTCAATGCTACCGATCTGTATCTTGTTGGCGCGCTGGCGCGAGACCGGTTCCTCGCGAACCAGGGTATCGCCGTTGAAATAGGCGCGTCGCAGCGTGGTGAACCGGCGGCCGGCGCAATCATAAAGATTTTGGGCGTGAATCTCGTTGTACACACCGCCCGGGTCCTTGACGTCGCGGCCAAGAATGATGCGGCTCCAGCCCGTAATGCCGCCGGCACTGCCGGCAATGCGTGCCTTGTCGATCTCGATGGTCTCGTTCTGGCCGGCAATGACGCCTTGCCAGTTGGCGGCTTGAACGGGACAATTCACCAACAGGACGAGCGCCGTTGCGGCCAAAGTGCTTGCAAAAGCCGGCGGCATGCGAAACACAGACATGAATTTCCCTTTATCCCTATTAGCTACGGCCGCTGCCCTTAACGACGCTCAAAATACAGGCGTTAGCCTTCACTGAACGTGGTTTCTAGATTTCTGGTGTTACGGCCCTGAATTGCAATACTTTAGCCCCAATCGAATTTCAAGCCTACCCCGAATTCCGCCCGAGTGCCCTTTGAGCTGCGCGGGTTGCATTCGTTCAGCCTTTCCAGTAGCTTCAAACCTCTGCCCCACCCCACCCAGAATCGAGCTTGCCCCATGAATGCCAACGAAAAGTTTATCGCTGCCGACGCCCATGTAGACGCCGCCGCCATCGCCCCCCTGCCCAATTCGCGCAAGATTTACGTTACCGGCAGCCGGCCGGACATCCGCGTGCCGATGCGCGAAATTGCCCAGAGCCCGACCGGCGACACCCCCAACCCGCCGGTCACCGTCTATGACTGTTCCGGGCCCTACACCGATCCGGCCGCCGCCATCGACATCCGCAAGGGCCTGCCCGGCCTGCGGGCGCAATGGATTGCCGAGCGCAACGATACCGAGGAACTTCCCGGCCTGTCGTCAGACTACGGCCGGCAGCGCCTGGCCGATGCCGAACTGTCGAACTTGCGCTTCGACCTCGGACGGCGGCCGCGCCGCGCCAAGCCCGGCGCCAACGTGACGCAAATGCATTACGCGCGGCGCGGCATCATCACGCCCGAAATGGAATACGTCGCAATCCGCGAAAACCAGAAGCTCGAAGGCCTCGACGATCTCTTGCGCAGCCAGCATCCGGGGCAGAGCTTCGGCGCCTCGATTCCGCGCGTGATCACGCCCGAATTCGTCCGCGACGAAATCGCCCGCGGCCGCGCCATCATTCCGAACAACATCAACCACCCCGAGTCCGAGCCGATGATCATCGGCCGCAACTTCCTGACCAAGATCAACTGCAACATCGGCAACTCGCCGCTGGCCTCCACCATCCAGGACGAGGTCGACAAGATGACCTGGGCCATCCGCTGGGGCGGCGACACGGTGATGGACCTCTCCACCGGCAAGAACATCCACGAGACGCGCGAGTGGATCGTAAGGAATTCCCCGGTCGCCATCGGCACGGTGCCGATCTACCAGGCGCTGGAAAAGGTCGATGGCAAGGCCGAGGACCTCACCTGGGAAATCTTCCGCGACACGCTGATCGAACAGGCCGAGCAGGGCGTCGATTATTTCACCATCCATGCCGGCGTGCTGCTGCGCTACGTGCCGCTGACCGCCAAGCGCATGACGGGGATAGTGAGCCGCGGCGGCTCGATCCTCGCCAAGTGGTGTTTGTCGCACCACAAGGAGAATTTCCTCTACACGCATTTCGAGGACATCTGCGAAATCATGAAGGCCTACGACGTCGCCTTCAGCCTCGGCGACGGCCTGCGCCCCGGCTCGATCTACGACGCCAACGATGCGGCGCAGATGGGCGAACTGGAAACCCTGGGCGAGCTCACCAAGATCGCGTGGAAGCACGATGTCCAGGTGATGATCGAAGGCCCCGGCCACGTGCCGATGCACATGATCAAGTTCAACATGGACGAGCAGTTGCGCCTCTGCGGCGAGGCGCCCTTCTACACCCTGGGCCCGCTGACCACCGACATAGCACCCGGCTACGACCACATCACCAGCGCCATCGGCGCCGCCATGATCGGCTGGTACGGCACGGCCATGCTCTGTTATGTGACGCCGAAGGAACACCTCGGCCTGCCCGACAAGAACGACGTCAAGGACGGCATCATGGCCTACAAGATCGCGGCGCACGCCGCCGATCTGGCGAAAGGCCACCCGGGCGCGCAGGTGCGCGACAACGCGCTGTCCAAGGCGCGCTTCGAATTCCGCTGGGAAGACCAGTTCAACCTCGGCCTCGACCCCGACAAGGCGCGCGAATTCCACGACGAAACCCTGCCCCAGCACGGTGCCAAGCTGGCCCACTTCTGCTCCATGTGCGGGCCGCATTTCTGCTCCATGAAGATCACCCAGGACGTGCGCGACTACGCGGCGAAGATCGGCGTTTCGGAACAGGAAGCCTTGAACAAGGGCATGGAAGTCAAGGCTGTCGAGTTCGTCAAGGCCGGCAGCGAAATTTACAAGGTTTCCTGA comes from the Sulfuritalea hydrogenivorans sk43H genome and includes:
- a CDS encoding GMP reductase, which gives rise to MRIEEELKLDFQDVLIRPKRSTLTSRSDVDISREFVFRHSGRGYRGVPIIAANMDTVGTFEMARVLARHQLATALHKHYAEAELTEFFRELPETTTAFYSMGITREDYEKFCRVKQEVGDAVSFVCVDVANGYTRSFVDALHRLRDAWPQITIMAGNVVTGEMAEELILDGADIVKVGIGPGSVCTTRKMTGIGYPQLSAVIECADAAHGLGGLICADGGCTSPGDLAKAFGGGADFVMLGGMLAGHDECMGEVTERSGKRKVRFYGMSSRTAMDKHAGGVANYRASEGKEVLLDYRGPVEGTVLEILGGVRSACTYVGAHKLRELSKRTTFIRVARQLNEVFGQS
- a CDS encoding TetR/AcrR family transcriptional regulator, yielding MEASAHPRQRRKEARPAELMAAALELFVEKGFVGTRLDDVAARAGVSKGTLYLYFDSKEALFKAVIQEGIVPILEEGAGLVDGFEGSTADLLRALIGEWWQRIGNTPLAGVPKLMISEAGNFPELAIYYHDAVIVRGRDLMRRTLQRGIGSGEFRAVDVETAIDVIFAPVLMMVIWRHSLGACCGVAHDPQTYLQTHFDLALGGLMAPAATGRRRA
- the thiC gene encoding phosphomethylpyrimidine synthase ThiC, with product MNANEKFIAADAHVDAAAIAPLPNSRKIYVTGSRPDIRVPMREIAQSPTGDTPNPPVTVYDCSGPYTDPAAAIDIRKGLPGLRAQWIAERNDTEELPGLSSDYGRQRLADAELSNLRFDLGRRPRRAKPGANVTQMHYARRGIITPEMEYVAIRENQKLEGLDDLLRSQHPGQSFGASIPRVITPEFVRDEIARGRAIIPNNINHPESEPMIIGRNFLTKINCNIGNSPLASTIQDEVDKMTWAIRWGGDTVMDLSTGKNIHETREWIVRNSPVAIGTVPIYQALEKVDGKAEDLTWEIFRDTLIEQAEQGVDYFTIHAGVLLRYVPLTAKRMTGIVSRGGSILAKWCLSHHKENFLYTHFEDICEIMKAYDVAFSLGDGLRPGSIYDANDAAQMGELETLGELTKIAWKHDVQVMIEGPGHVPMHMIKFNMDEQLRLCGEAPFYTLGPLTTDIAPGYDHITSAIGAAMIGWYGTAMLCYVTPKEHLGLPDKNDVKDGIMAYKIAAHAADLAKGHPGAQVRDNALSKARFEFRWEDQFNLGLDPDKAREFHDETLPQHGAKLAHFCSMCGPHFCSMKITQDVRDYAAKIGVSEQEALNKGMEVKAVEFVKAGSEIYKVS
- a CDS encoding arylesterase, whose product is MFALLALLFVAACGKPKEAALPPGAKVLALGDSLTAAHGVTPEEAWPALLGKRTGWVVINAGVSGDTSAGALQRLPALLDEHAPTLVLVTLGGNDMLRRLPQGQTVSNLGQMLTLVKVRGSKAVLLATPKPSIAGAVFNNLSAADFYQQVAKEHQAPLIEDALPEVLSNTDLKADQLHPNVAGHALLSKKIFEALKAIGYAR
- a CDS encoding carbonic anhydrase; this encodes MSVFRMPPAFASTLAATALVLLVNCPVQAANWQGVIAGQNETIEIDKARIAGSAGGITGWSRIILGRDVKDPGGVYNEIHAQNLYDCAGRRFTTLRRAYFNGDTLVREEPVSRQRANKIQIGSIDERLLNEACRVHAASAAAAVANAASRSALDMQDPERATAMHADMRTLAEGARPRIVPVADASPKPVAPAAVAPAAPATAAPTPAGEKPRHIMLPAIDKAAADQAASSAGIKPGAAPASAPAPTPAKPGAKPEVKAVATAASQAAAKPTESASERRLRELQYATSGPRKTVIKKKPAPPPVAENPAADMHAHWSYEGAGAPANWGKLRSEYATCGTGQRQSPIDIRDGIKVSLEAIRFEYRPTQFRIVDNGHTLQVSVGEGMVMHVMGKRYELVQFHFHRPAEERVNGRLYDMVVHLVHKNDEGQLAVIAVLLEKGSEHPLIQTLWNNMPLEKDMEVMPTEPIDLMQLLPEIRSYWTYMGSLTTPPCTEGVLWMVMKQPLQVSADQISIFSRLYRNNARPVQPSNGRLIKESR